Proteins encoded by one window of Desulfomonilia bacterium:
- a CDS encoding DUF87 domain-containing protein, with product MASDHEIGRVVAVDTAQVTVELNRELKALTRSTYEGTLEVGRINSYVIIPVGARRIVAMVTRVLLTEESELKADKTMVTLPSSRRLMKATMIGTIDEDRFRQGINLFPVLDSPVLITTKKDLDAIFGKSSEQDGASSDEPGFCIPIGRSAVFRDYDIKIDPDGFFGKHAAIIGSTGSGKSCTIATIIQSIIHQASVKQTRFIILDTNGEYRTAFQRQNGDKAWTDADAAFKALYIPTDPAEKEKLAIPYWFMDSEDFVRLFRASPGVQRPVLLNALSSARDSEEGAENWLHVRENIIKECNRILGLCSGTETKDAKSIRQLCDGFLTYIAEPAIEQQLSLLSKHYPNITATDIKTIFEGIRDVVRDGIRNEGQQYEAYAAIDVNKRRRIEKSIKPLLGALSRLPENSTALSTASADCPRFFSKSEFRYWYLEQAMTRDEASSSRARDNCSTMLMRIYRLLEDSRFEFMFGPTCSEWPSVTHSLATFIRDILGAGCLGEAGLTGTAACPEGLLPFYDRQRGGSTRSNVVIIDLSLLASEVLENVTALIGRLIHEFLQRLSDPVSGVGRGEYPVVLILEEAQNYIREGRRTEEDSISKLVFERIAREGRKYGLGLVVASQRPSELSKTVLSQCNSFIVHRLQNPEDLRYFREIVPGIYGQLLDQLPALAPRSALVLGECVQAPALVEMREASPVPKSKNPKFYRSWTQEEKQPDFEAVCERWEGRQPECPALADQPHNAPQNGSETK from the coding sequence ATGGCAAGTGACCATGAAATTGGCCGGGTCGTCGCAGTTGACACGGCCCAGGTGACGGTTGAACTGAACCGGGAGCTGAAAGCCCTGACCCGATCCACCTATGAGGGGACGCTGGAGGTCGGGCGGATAAACTCATACGTCATAATTCCCGTCGGTGCCCGCCGGATCGTGGCTATGGTCACACGTGTTCTATTGACAGAAGAAAGTGAACTGAAAGCCGACAAGACTATGGTGACGCTGCCTTCTTCTCGAAGATTGATGAAGGCAACGATGATCGGCACCATTGACGAGGATAGATTCCGGCAGGGGATCAATCTGTTCCCGGTCCTCGATTCGCCAGTTCTTATTACAACAAAAAAGGACCTTGATGCAATTTTCGGCAAGTCTTCCGAGCAGGATGGGGCGTCATCGGATGAACCAGGGTTCTGCATTCCAATTGGGCGTTCCGCGGTCTTCCGGGATTACGACATCAAAATCGATCCAGACGGGTTCTTCGGAAAACATGCCGCTATCATCGGCAGCACTGGCTCCGGCAAGTCCTGCACTATTGCCACCATTATTCAGTCGATTATCCATCAGGCATCGGTAAAGCAAACGCGGTTCATAATCCTCGACACCAATGGGGAGTACCGCACAGCCTTCCAAAGGCAAAATGGGGACAAGGCGTGGACTGATGCGGATGCGGCATTCAAGGCGCTCTATATACCCACCGATCCTGCAGAGAAAGAAAAACTCGCTATCCCTTACTGGTTTATGGATTCTGAGGACTTCGTTCGTTTGTTCAGGGCATCTCCTGGCGTTCAAAGGCCGGTACTGCTCAACGCTCTGTCGTCGGCTCGAGACTCTGAGGAAGGTGCCGAGAACTGGCTCCATGTGCGTGAAAACATCATTAAGGAATGCAACCGGATTCTTGGGCTTTGTTCTGGTACCGAGACAAAAGACGCAAAGTCTATCCGGCAGTTATGCGATGGATTTCTCACTTACATTGCGGAGCCGGCCATCGAACAACAACTTAGTCTTCTATCTAAACATTACCCAAATATTACAGCTACAGACATCAAAACGATCTTTGAGGGAATAAGAGATGTCGTTCGGGATGGAATCCGCAACGAGGGACAACAATACGAGGCATACGCAGCCATCGATGTAAACAAACGTAGACGTATTGAGAAGTCTATCAAGCCTTTGTTGGGGGCGTTATCGCGACTTCCCGAGAACAGCACCGCTCTCAGCACGGCGTCAGCAGATTGCCCGAGGTTCTTTAGTAAGAGCGAATTTCGCTACTGGTATCTTGAGCAAGCCATGACTCGCGACGAAGCAAGCTCTTCGCGGGCTCGCGACAATTGCTCCACGATGCTGATGCGCATTTACCGGCTACTGGAGGATTCCCGATTCGAATTTATGTTTGGCCCTACTTGTTCTGAATGGCCATCGGTTACGCATTCTCTTGCCACCTTCATACGGGACATTCTGGGAGCTGGATGCTTAGGGGAAGCAGGACTAACTGGAACCGCTGCCTGTCCTGAAGGCTTACTGCCCTTCTACGACAGGCAGCGAGGCGGTTCTACTCGATCCAATGTTGTTATCATCGACTTGAGCCTCCTCGCCTCTGAAGTTCTCGAGAATGTAACCGCACTCATTGGACGCCTTATTCATGAATTCTTGCAGCGATTGAGCGATCCGGTTAGTGGTGTCGGCCGCGGTGAGTACCCGGTTGTTCTCATCCTTGAGGAGGCACAGAACTATATCCGCGAGGGAAGAAGGACAGAGGAGGATTCCATCTCGAAGCTCGTCTTTGAGCGTATCGCCCGAGAGGGTAGGAAGTATGGGTTGGGATTGGTTGTAGCTTCCCAACGGCCAAGCGAATTATCAAAAACGGTTCTCTCGCAGTGCAATAGCTTCATTGTCCATCGTCTGCAGAATCCTGAAGATTTACGCTATTTCCGGGAAATCGTACCTGGCATCTACGGCCAACTTCTCGATCAACTTCCAGCTCTTGCCCCTCGAAGCGCCTTGGTATTGGGAGAGTGTGTTCAGGCTCCCGCGTTGGTGGAAATGCGAGAAGCCAGCCCTGTTCCAAAAAGCAAGAACCCGAAGTTCTATCGAAGCTGGACCCAAGAGGAGAAGCAACCTGATTTTGAAGCCGTATGTGAAAGGTGGGAGGGCAGGCAACCCGAATGCCCTGCTCTCGCCGATCAACCTCATAACGCTCCCCAAAATGGAAGTGAGACGAAATGA
- a CDS encoding CusA/CzcA family heavy metal efflux RND transporter, giving the protein MIDKIIGLSARNRFFIILIAVFAIIWGVWAMKRTPLDAIPDMSDTQVIIYTEWPGRSPDLVENQITYPISATLLAAPKVQAVRGFSFLGSSFIYVIFDEGTDIYWARSRVIEYIQAVTNKIPQGVTPVLGPDATSLGWGFSYALVDEKGGHDLSQLRSIEDYTVKLALESVPGVSQVASIGGFIKQYQVNIDPVKLRSYNIPLMKVMEAVKKSNLDVEGRVLEMSGTEYMIRGRGYIKNLTDIENISISTDGRGTPVILRDIASIEVGPEIRRGLADLNGRGEVAGGIVVVRFGENVLNVIERVKEKIKNDIGPSLPDGVKIVVTYDRSDLIKRSIATLRDEIIKLAIAVGIVCLIFLFHLPSAFVVILTLPVAIIMSFICMYYLGITSNIMSLSGIAIAIGAMVDASIIMVENAHKKLEEWEEKRSGTKFDAIVEAAKEVGPSLFFSLLVIMVGFLPVFTLEAQAGRLFKPLAYTKTFAMLFSSLLAVTLTPVLMTIFIRGRIRHEDRNPISIALRWIYRPVAGIALKHTWIVIVLSLIIMAATVYPIKKLGSEFMPPLNEGTLFYMPVTVPAASISEVQKLLNLQDRIIMQVPEVESVFGKAGRAETATDPAPLEMFETVINLKPESMWRKDITTDDIKDELNDRLSIPGVANSFTMPIKARIDMLATGIRTPVGIKILGPDLDVIDRIGLELEKAIKNVPEVRSVYAERATTGYYVDFEVNRNAAARYGLSVEDIQTVVETAIGGMNITTTVEGRERYPVNVRYARELRNDIEKMKRIEVPVQAGAATSGMGGSGMGDKAVGASSGQIAWIPLSELADIKIVRGPTMIKSEKGLLNTYVFIDFSGKDIGGFVKEAKKAASVVKIPSGYRLEWSGEYEYLLKTQERLMLVIPLTLFIIFVLIYMNTRSVTKTAIVLLAVPFSLVGSFWFLYIMGYNLSIAVWVGIIALAGLDAETGVVMLLYLDLAYNKYKTMDRMKSDSDLEASIMEGAVKRIRPKIMTVSVILAGLIPIMFSHGAGSDIMKRIAAPMVGGVVTSTLLELLIYPSIFFIWRKRGLVGQKTEKNYS; this is encoded by the coding sequence GTGATTGATAAGATAATAGGCCTGAGCGCCCGAAATCGTTTCTTCATTATCCTGATTGCGGTCTTTGCCATAATCTGGGGCGTCTGGGCCATGAAGCGCACTCCGCTCGATGCGATACCGGACATGAGCGACACGCAGGTTATAATATATACGGAGTGGCCCGGCAGGAGCCCCGACCTTGTTGAAAACCAGATAACCTACCCGATATCGGCCACGCTTCTTGCAGCCCCCAAGGTGCAGGCCGTGAGAGGATTTTCTTTTCTCGGCAGCTCATTCATATATGTCATATTCGATGAAGGCACCGACATATACTGGGCAAGGAGCCGGGTGATAGAGTATATACAGGCGGTTACCAACAAGATACCTCAGGGGGTAACCCCTGTACTCGGCCCTGACGCCACCAGCCTCGGCTGGGGTTTTTCATATGCCCTTGTCGATGAAAAAGGTGGGCATGACCTTTCCCAGTTGCGTTCAATTGAGGACTACACGGTAAAACTGGCCCTTGAAAGCGTTCCGGGTGTTTCCCAGGTTGCCTCCATAGGCGGGTTCATTAAGCAATATCAGGTAAATATCGACCCTGTAAAACTCAGGTCATACAATATCCCGCTCATGAAGGTAATGGAGGCTGTGAAGAAGAGCAACCTCGATGTGGAAGGCCGCGTCCTTGAGATGTCCGGCACTGAGTATATGATAAGAGGCCGCGGTTACATAAAAAACCTCACTGACATTGAAAATATCTCAATCTCAACAGACGGCAGGGGTACGCCGGTTATCCTCAGGGACATAGCATCTATTGAGGTCGGGCCTGAAATAAGGCGGGGGCTCGCCGACCTGAACGGCAGAGGCGAGGTCGCGGGAGGAATAGTTGTCGTGCGCTTCGGCGAGAACGTCCTCAACGTGATCGAGAGGGTAAAGGAAAAGATTAAGAACGATATAGGACCTTCCCTGCCCGATGGGGTTAAGATCGTTGTCACCTATGACCGTTCCGATCTTATAAAGAGGAGCATAGCAACGCTCAGGGACGAGATAATAAAACTTGCCATTGCAGTAGGTATTGTATGCCTTATCTTTCTTTTCCACCTGCCGAGTGCTTTTGTAGTAATACTCACTCTGCCCGTTGCCATAATCATGTCCTTTATCTGCATGTACTACCTCGGCATCACTTCAAACATCATGAGCTTGAGCGGCATCGCAATAGCAATAGGCGCAATGGTCGACGCATCTATAATAATGGTGGAGAATGCCCATAAAAAACTGGAGGAATGGGAAGAGAAACGCTCGGGGACTAAATTTGATGCCATAGTGGAGGCGGCGAAGGAAGTGGGACCGTCTCTGTTCTTCTCCCTGCTCGTTATTATGGTTGGGTTCCTTCCCGTCTTTACACTTGAGGCCCAGGCCGGAAGGCTTTTCAAACCTCTTGCATATACAAAGACATTTGCAATGCTCTTTTCATCTCTGCTGGCCGTGACCCTGACACCAGTACTCATGACCATATTCATAAGAGGCAGAATCAGGCATGAGGACAGGAACCCCATAAGTATTGCTCTCAGATGGATATACAGACCTGTTGCGGGAATAGCCCTCAAACATACGTGGATCGTGATCGTGCTTTCACTGATCATTATGGCGGCAACCGTTTACCCGATAAAAAAACTTGGCAGCGAATTCATGCCGCCTCTCAATGAAGGCACGCTTTTTTACATGCCTGTAACAGTACCTGCGGCATCGATCAGTGAGGTTCAGAAGCTTCTCAATCTTCAGGACAGGATCATTATGCAGGTTCCAGAGGTGGAATCTGTATTCGGCAAGGCCGGAAGAGCAGAGACGGCAACCGACCCTGCACCGCTTGAGATGTTCGAGACGGTCATCAACCTCAAGCCCGAATCCATGTGGAGAAAGGACATTACGACAGATGACATAAAAGACGAGCTCAATGACAGGCTGAGCATTCCGGGTGTGGCGAATTCCTTCACCATGCCTATAAAGGCCAGGATAGACATGCTTGCAACCGGTATCAGAACCCCTGTGGGCATAAAGATACTTGGCCCCGACCTTGACGTGATAGACAGGATCGGTCTTGAACTTGAAAAAGCTATTAAAAATGTCCCCGAGGTAAGGAGCGTTTACGCCGAACGTGCGACTACAGGCTATTATGTGGATTTTGAGGTGAACAGAAATGCCGCCGCCCGTTACGGCCTGAGTGTGGAGGATATCCAGACGGTAGTGGAAACGGCAATAGGCGGGATGAATATCACGACAACGGTTGAGGGGAGGGAGCGTTATCCTGTCAATGTCCGTTATGCCAGGGAACTGAGGAACGACATCGAAAAGATGAAAAGAATCGAGGTACCGGTCCAGGCCGGTGCTGCGACAAGCGGCATGGGCGGATCCGGCATGGGTGACAAGGCCGTGGGTGCCTCTTCAGGTCAGATAGCCTGGATTCCCTTATCCGAGCTTGCGGATATAAAGATTGTCCGCGGCCCAACAATGATAAAGAGCGAAAAGGGTCTGCTTAACACCTATGTATTCATTGATTTTTCGGGCAAGGATATCGGGGGATTCGTGAAAGAGGCTAAAAAGGCCGCATCAGTCGTGAAAATCCCATCCGGCTACAGACTTGAATGGAGCGGCGAATACGAATACCTGCTCAAGACACAGGAAAGGCTCATGCTGGTCATTCCTCTTACGCTTTTTATCATATTCGTACTTATCTACATGAACACTCGCTCTGTGACGAAGACGGCCATCGTTCTTCTTGCAGTCCCTTTTTCCCTGGTGGGCTCATTCTGGTTTCTTTATATCATGGGGTACAACCTCAGCATTGCAGTCTGGGTCGGTATCATTGCGCTTGCCGGGCTCGATGCGGAAACCGGCGTGGTAATGCTCTTATACCTCGACCTTGCATATAATAAATACAAAACCATGGACAGGATGAAATCGGATAGTGATTTAGAGGCCTCGATAATGGAAGGCGCAGTAAAGCGGATACGCCCTAAAATCATGACCGTAAGCGTGATCCTTGCCGGGCTCATACCGATCATGTTCAGTCACGGAGCAGGTTCGGATATTATGAAGCGCATTGCCGCACCTATGGTCGGAGGCGTCGTTACATCAACGTTGCTTGAACTGCTCATCTACCCGAGCATATTTTTCATCTGGAGGAAAAGAGGGCTTGTTGGCCAGAAAACAGAAAAAAATTATAGTTAA
- the pglZ gene encoding BREX-3 system phosphatase PglZ: MSSWRDQILKEFTPKVARLTLVADPDGLLLEEGILEGVRERGFELIPFEDHIAFRYAYESKFRSRWDRGEHTDLVVVLRSQASDLSGLPYDLLQAGRRLSFNLGDIFPNLSYPVVTALDRGDLDALYEAQKRHAPGQLGDNATKEFVLRHVFEIAPELVKQPSDLLRVLLRRHYRGQRIPADLDNRFIQLLRQNNIFDDWPLETLVSDREAFFAFLQERWPIFLDREAARGTSGVREDEKPYGLSIEGPVELPFDHHDIRVYIDNLFVEGVLHSVPHEHADTLSKTWVGIGVRTAPMEDRSRRLSKLIDSLEASIPAEDAKHTDWFHFARGWAETILLANDQAEAISEPTDERIKNLQAQVDAGFAAWLFKRYAGLVNLPPVPPVMLHHLPRFLARQMGEDRKFKIALIVVDGLAMDQWLVVRDALASRQPGFRFREQAVFAWIPSLTSVSRQATFAGKAPIFFPNSIQTTDREPALWAQFWADQGFAPNEVVYIKGLGDGNLETVSEALSHPRARVAGLVVDKVDKIMHGMEMGTAGMHNQVCQWAKQPYLNTLLDLLLDRSFRVYLTSDHGNLEAEGCGRPSEGAVADLRGERVRIYPDAALRGKVKERFPAALEWGTVGLPEDYLALLAPARQAFVQEKQRTVSHGGVSVEELIVPLIQIDRRGE; this comes from the coding sequence ATGAGTAGCTGGCGCGATCAAATACTGAAGGAATTCACCCCGAAGGTCGCCCGACTCACCCTGGTGGCCGATCCGGACGGACTTCTCCTCGAAGAAGGGATTCTCGAAGGTGTCCGCGAGCGTGGATTCGAGCTGATCCCGTTTGAAGACCATATCGCGTTCCGTTACGCCTACGAGTCGAAGTTTCGCTCCCGCTGGGACCGCGGCGAGCACACGGACCTTGTCGTCGTGTTGCGCTCGCAAGCAAGCGACCTCAGTGGGTTGCCCTATGATCTCCTCCAGGCCGGTCGCAGACTCTCCTTCAACCTCGGCGACATCTTCCCGAACCTCAGCTACCCGGTCGTGACTGCCCTGGACCGCGGGGACCTCGATGCCTTGTATGAGGCGCAGAAGAGACATGCACCCGGCCAGTTGGGCGACAACGCCACCAAGGAGTTCGTCCTCCGGCACGTCTTTGAAATCGCGCCCGAGCTGGTCAAACAGCCATCCGACCTCCTGCGGGTGCTGCTGCGCCGTCACTACCGCGGCCAAAGAATCCCGGCTGACCTTGACAACCGGTTCATCCAGCTCTTGCGCCAGAACAACATCTTCGACGACTGGCCGCTTGAGACGCTGGTTTCGGACCGGGAGGCGTTCTTCGCATTCCTCCAGGAGCGCTGGCCGATCTTCCTCGACCGTGAGGCAGCCAGAGGGACGTCCGGCGTTCGTGAGGATGAGAAGCCCTACGGTCTGTCCATTGAGGGACCGGTCGAACTGCCCTTCGACCACCATGACATCCGGGTCTACATCGACAACCTGTTCGTGGAGGGGGTACTGCACTCAGTTCCACACGAGCACGCGGACACCTTGTCCAAGACCTGGGTAGGTATCGGCGTTCGAACCGCTCCCATGGAGGACAGATCCCGTCGCCTGAGCAAGCTCATCGATAGCCTGGAGGCATCCATTCCGGCCGAGGACGCGAAGCACACGGACTGGTTCCACTTTGCCCGCGGATGGGCGGAGACGATCCTGCTGGCGAACGATCAGGCCGAAGCGATTTCCGAACCGACGGATGAACGCATCAAGAACTTGCAGGCACAGGTGGATGCCGGTTTCGCAGCCTGGCTCTTCAAGCGGTATGCCGGGCTTGTCAACCTGCCACCGGTGCCTCCGGTCATGTTGCATCACCTCCCGCGATTTCTTGCCCGCCAAATGGGAGAAGACCGCAAATTCAAGATCGCACTGATCGTGGTGGACGGCCTTGCCATGGACCAATGGCTGGTAGTCCGGGATGCACTTGCCTCGCGTCAGCCCGGTTTTCGATTCCGGGAGCAGGCGGTCTTTGCCTGGATTCCCTCGCTCACATCTGTTTCGCGCCAAGCGACCTTCGCTGGCAAGGCTCCCATCTTTTTCCCGAACAGTATCCAGACCACGGACAGGGAGCCTGCTCTATGGGCGCAGTTCTGGGCGGATCAGGGTTTCGCGCCAAACGAGGTCGTCTACATCAAGGGGCTGGGCGACGGTAATCTGGAAACCGTTTCCGAAGCGCTTTCTCATCCCAGGGCAAGAGTCGCCGGGCTGGTCGTGGACAAGGTCGACAAGATCATGCACGGGATGGAAATGGGCACCGCCGGGATGCACAACCAGGTTTGCCAGTGGGCCAAGCAGCCGTACCTGAACACACTCCTCGATCTGCTCTTGGATCGGAGCTTCCGTGTCTATCTGACTTCTGATCATGGCAACCTCGAGGCGGAAGGTTGCGGTCGTCCATCCGAAGGGGCTGTGGCGGACCTGCGCGGCGAACGAGTCCGCATCTATCCAGACGCGGCCCTTCGCGGAAAAGTGAAAGAACGCTTTCCAGCCGCGTTGGAATGGGGAACCGTTGGTCTCCCGGAGGACTACCTCGCCCTGCTGGCCCCTGCTCGGCAGGCGTTTGTCCAGGAAAAGCAGCGCACCGTGAGCCACGGCGGCGTTTCAGTCGAGGAACTCATCGTCCCTCTGATCCAAATTGACAGGAGGGGCGAATGA
- a CDS encoding acyl-CoA dehydrogenase family protein gives MDFELSEEMRMLSDMAYKFAVNEIGPASEEADKLEKYTPDIRKKAGENGLIGSWIPEAYGGAGVGFLGNTIITEQLSRVDMGIGLNVIAATFGCENLLHYGSEEQKLKYLPPVCAGDSVFAGAYTEPNAGTDVAGYRTRAVADGDDFIITGNKMFITNGTVCDFMVVQALTDPDEKIHKSFSQFVVPADAPGVTATKIKGKLGIRASDTAEIALDGVRVPKENLIGKRGAGFYQLMHFFDTTRVFVAAQGTGISQACLDESVKYCKERTVFGKPLGSFQISMQKLAEMWIRIEALRNMTYKGAVSLDSKKPDYHVSAMAKFFAGQTAVFCANAAVELHGGYGYIEEYKVQKWYRDAKILELYEGTKEAEIMTLGKVLLSK, from the coding sequence ATGGATTTTGAATTATCGGAAGAAATGCGGATGCTGTCGGACATGGCCTACAAGTTCGCGGTCAATGAGATCGGTCCGGCATCGGAAGAGGCCGACAAACTGGAAAAGTATACGCCCGACATCAGGAAGAAAGCCGGGGAAAACGGCCTGATAGGGAGCTGGATACCCGAAGCCTATGGCGGAGCAGGCGTCGGCTTCCTCGGAAACACCATCATAACAGAACAACTTTCAAGGGTCGATATGGGCATAGGGCTCAATGTCATCGCCGCGACATTCGGATGTGAAAACCTTCTCCACTACGGCTCCGAGGAGCAGAAGCTTAAATATCTTCCGCCCGTATGCGCGGGTGATTCCGTATTTGCAGGTGCCTACACAGAACCGAACGCGGGCACCGACGTCGCAGGATATCGCACCAGAGCGGTAGCCGACGGTGACGATTTCATCATCACCGGCAACAAGATGTTCATAACAAACGGTACCGTATGCGATTTCATGGTTGTACAGGCACTAACCGATCCGGATGAAAAGATTCACAAAAGTTTCAGCCAGTTCGTGGTGCCAGCAGATGCACCAGGGGTAACCGCCACCAAGATAAAGGGCAAGCTGGGCATCCGCGCCAGCGATACGGCGGAGATTGCACTGGACGGCGTCCGTGTGCCAAAAGAAAACCTCATAGGAAAAAGGGGGGCGGGCTTCTACCAGCTAATGCACTTCTTCGACACCACGCGCGTATTCGTCGCGGCGCAGGGCACTGGCATCTCGCAGGCGTGCCTGGACGAGTCCGTTAAATATTGCAAGGAAAGGACGGTTTTCGGCAAACCTCTGGGCTCCTTCCAGATCAGCATGCAGAAGCTGGCCGAGATGTGGATCAGGATAGAAGCGCTCAGGAACATGACATACAAAGGAGCGGTATCTCTTGACAGCAAGAAACCCGACTATCATGTCTCTGCCATGGCTAAATTTTTTGCAGGCCAGACCGCGGTCTTCTGCGCCAATGCAGCAGTTGAGCTTCACGGCGGCTATGGCTATATTGAGGAATACAAGGTGCAGAAGTGGTACCGTGACGCAAAGATTCTTGAGTTGTATGAAGGAACGAAGGAAGCCGAGATCATGACACTGGGAAAGGTTCTTCTTTCGAAATAG
- a CDS encoding homocysteine S-methyltransferase family protein: MNEFIAGLIKDGPVLTDGSWGSQMMKRGLKAGVAPDSWNLTFPDKVEEIARQYVEAGSRVILTNTFGANRFVLGKFGMADKVSEINRKGVEISKKAAGDRAFVFASIGPSGKLLITKDVTEGGLIEAFSEQAQAIADAGADAIVVETMMDLNEARIAAEAAKKTGLPVIACLVFDAGKNKDRTMIGNTPEQAVETLTGIGVDVIGANCGQGIEGFIPICKRMRSATSLPLWMKPNAGSPEVIGGQTVYATSAQDFARHIPALIEAGANFIGGCCGTDMEFIIEAGKALKGI, translated from the coding sequence ATGAATGAGTTTATCGCCGGATTGATCAAAGACGGACCGGTTCTAACAGACGGGTCATGGGGTTCGCAGATGATGAAGCGGGGACTTAAGGCGGGTGTAGCTCCGGATTCATGGAACCTCACCTTTCCCGATAAGGTCGAAGAGATCGCACGACAATATGTCGAGGCAGGCAGTCGTGTCATCCTCACTAACACCTTCGGCGCGAACCGCTTCGTTCTGGGCAAGTTCGGCATGGCCGATAAGGTATCTGAAATAAACAGAAAAGGTGTGGAAATATCGAAAAAAGCAGCAGGAGACAGGGCATTCGTCTTTGCATCGATCGGGCCCAGTGGCAAACTCCTCATAACCAAAGATGTCACGGAAGGAGGCCTTATAGAGGCTTTTTCTGAGCAGGCGCAGGCCATTGCCGATGCCGGAGCGGACGCCATAGTCGTTGAGACCATGATGGACCTGAACGAGGCCAGGATAGCGGCAGAAGCTGCTAAAAAGACAGGTCTGCCGGTCATCGCCTGCCTGGTCTTCGATGCAGGCAAAAACAAGGACCGCACAATGATAGGAAACACCCCGGAGCAGGCGGTTGAAACCTTGACGGGTATCGGCGTTGACGTCATAGGCGCAAACTGCGGGCAGGGCATAGAGGGTTTCATACCGATCTGTAAACGCATGCGTTCAGCCACATCACTACCTCTGTGGATGAAGCCCAATGCGGGCTCACCCGAAGTTATAGGCGGGCAGACCGTGTATGCCACATCCGCACAGGATTTCGCCCGCCATATCCCGGCTCTTATTGAGGCAGGCGCCAATTTCATAGGCGGCTGCTGCGGAACAGACATGGAATTCATAATAGAGGCAGGGAAAGCCTTGAAAGGCATATAA
- a CDS encoding SIR2 family protein encodes MSETFRLSDYQIRIGSEDIIERHLHGILSADAENSENQEKAQKALDELLKEMRVRFGTVIKTDNVSFLLGAGASLAVGGVSLTNIPKQLEKALIDKAKDEQKEKEAPAWIDLFYMIASALSRKDFSFDARSKLFQSTGEKDIPAIGVNLEAYLSQLHTWHAGMLDVTETLKLTGGSELSIVKSDLARLIKEITGSLTILLNLPKSGLDEPLRSHRKFIKKVLTRPLNLRRANLFTLNYDTLIEQAGDAEGAVLVDGFVGTLRRVFRPESYDIDFYFPAQTTEGRVHRFDRALHLYKLHGSITWHRCDPDWGNPFGLYATFYNQDCRTDDVLIYPSPLKYGQALGMPYSELFRRFGNAIAQPQSALFVIGYGFGDDHVNALIRQALAIPSFTLVVVDPDPKNDFVSELEKLEDERVWIVKGWGLGTFEGFVAKLLPDLREEEIDAKVIKTFKGLSSPSRREAKDAEEDNDGK; translated from the coding sequence ATGAGCGAGACTTTCCGCTTATCTGATTATCAGATACGCATCGGAAGCGAGGATATCATAGAGCGACACCTGCATGGCATCTTGAGCGCTGACGCTGAGAACTCCGAGAACCAAGAGAAGGCTCAAAAGGCACTCGATGAACTCCTCAAGGAGATGCGCGTCCGGTTTGGCACAGTAATTAAGACCGACAACGTCTCATTCCTGCTCGGGGCCGGTGCCTCCCTGGCTGTCGGAGGTGTATCTCTTACCAACATACCGAAGCAACTCGAGAAGGCACTTATCGACAAAGCGAAGGACGAGCAAAAAGAGAAAGAAGCTCCTGCCTGGATAGATCTCTTCTATATGATTGCTTCAGCCCTTTCCCGAAAAGACTTCTCGTTTGACGCCCGTTCTAAACTTTTCCAGTCGACCGGAGAGAAGGACATTCCCGCGATAGGTGTGAACCTTGAAGCCTATCTCAGTCAATTGCATACATGGCATGCCGGAATGCTCGATGTGACTGAGACATTAAAACTGACGGGCGGCTCCGAACTGTCAATCGTCAAGAGCGATTTGGCTCGTCTGATCAAAGAGATAACTGGCTCCTTGACGATTCTCCTTAACCTGCCAAAGTCTGGCTTGGATGAGCCTCTTCGGAGTCACAGGAAATTCATCAAGAAGGTCCTCACTCGACCGCTTAACCTTCGACGGGCGAATCTCTTCACTCTTAATTATGACACACTGATTGAACAAGCCGGAGATGCTGAAGGAGCGGTGCTTGTCGATGGATTTGTGGGAACACTACGTCGTGTTTTTAGACCCGAGTCCTACGACATAGATTTCTATTTCCCCGCACAGACCACCGAAGGACGGGTTCATCGATTTGATCGGGCCCTTCACCTTTATAAGCTTCATGGCTCGATTACATGGCATCGCTGTGATCCTGATTGGGGAAACCCTTTCGGATTGTATGCAACATTCTATAACCAGGACTGCCGCACAGACGATGTCCTGATCTATCCATCTCCTCTCAAATATGGACAGGCGCTGGGCATGCCGTATTCCGAGCTGTTTCGTCGGTTTGGAAACGCCATCGCGCAACCCCAATCGGCACTTTTTGTGATTGGTTACGGATTCGGAGATGATCACGTCAACGCTTTGATCCGGCAGGCGCTTGCCATACCGAGCTTTACTCTTGTTGTGGTGGACCCCGATCCGAAGAACGATTTCGTCTCGGAGCTGGAGAAACTCGAAGATGAACGCGTTTGGATTGTCAAGGGATGGGGGTTAGGGACATTTGAAGGTTTTGTTGCGAAGCTTTTGCCTGACCTGAGAGAAGAGGAAATCGATGCCAAGGTAATAAAAACCTTCAAGGGGCTATCGTCGCCTTCCAGGCGAGAAGCGAAAGACGCAGAAGAGGACAACGATGGCAAGTGA